A stretch of Bradyrhizobium sp. CCBAU 53338 DNA encodes these proteins:
- a CDS encoding response regulator translates to MPRVLVIDDQKDVRAMVSIVLRVNRYDVVEAESGAAGLTAFGEDVFDAAIVDIFLTDASGIEVMAAIRDRVPGFPIVAVSGMTALDFMGEAPGLDGVVCLQKPFRPNDLLQAIRKAQQAAGGELSAAV, encoded by the coding sequence ATGCCCCGTGTCCTTGTTATCGACGACCAGAAGGACGTCCGCGCCATGGTCTCGATCGTGCTCCGGGTCAACCGTTATGACGTCGTTGAAGCGGAGAGCGGTGCGGCCGGCCTGACAGCCTTCGGCGAAGACGTTTTCGACGCGGCGATTGTCGACATTTTCCTGACTGACGCCAGCGGTATCGAGGTCATGGCCGCCATTCGTGATCGGGTTCCCGGATTTCCGATCGTGGCAGTGTCAGGCATGACGGCGCTGGATTTCATGGGCGAGGCGCCGGGCCTCGACGGCGTCGTCTGTCTGCAAAAGCCGTTTCGGCCGAACGACCTGTTGCAAGCGATCCGGAAGGCGCAGCAAGCGGCGGGCGGCGAACTGTCCGCAGCCGTCTGA
- a CDS encoding PAS domain S-box protein encodes MPTQREVNVHARNDRSTFLSTLPAMQGDRTAALAIVGISAVLFALAVPFAGTPLVQVPAFVASYQSALAVSDIITAVLLLSQFAVLRSRALLLLSTGYLFTAAAALTHALTFPGLFAPSGLLGASTQTTVWLYMIWHGGFPLFVLAYGWLKDGNGGDKVEGPTARAIVLAVLGVIVAMIAIAWFVTAQHDLLPVLLKDGRYTTTMIGVVSFVWSLSFAALITLWFRKPHTVIDVWLMVTMCAWLFDIALSAIVNVARYDLGFYVGRLYGLCAASFVLAVLLIENVRLQASTMGLLGRLREQSAFDRDYYGKRLALYGAVVESSNDAIITESLDGLITGWNRAAERLFGYSAAEAVGQSIYLVVPEDRKAEARGLLNRVSTNESIAQHETVRIRKDGRQIDVMLNVSPLRSDNGEIIGASKIAHDITEEKQSREKLRREIEERERIFETSQDLILVTDGYGNFVQVSPSVKDILGFSPEDFIGHSATEFIHPDDLEKTRSEMRTARRGRTKRSFEARYYHYDGHEVTLNWVGNWSEPVKRHFFIGRDLTEKQAAEAQFRQAQKMDSIGQLTGGVAHDFNNVLTVITGTIGILADAVADRPELAAITKLIDDAAERGAQLTKHLLAFARKQPLQPREIDVNALVLEAGKLLHPTLGEQITIMPQLTEDAWPAMVDPGQLSTAILNLALNARDAMPDGGTLVLETRNVFLDDGYASMNPDVVAGNYVMIAVSDTGSGIPADLLERVFDPFFTTKEVGKGTGLGLSMVFGFVKQSGGHIKIYSEEGHGTSVKIYLPRSTGVQETDYEQLQNVPIAGGDEKILIVEDDALVRQYVVTQVKSLGYAALEAANAAEALVIIDADKDIDLLFTDVIMPGSMNGRQLADEAARRRPELKTLFTSGYTENAIVHHGRLDSGVLLLAKPYRKSELAKMLRTALAS; translated from the coding sequence ATGCCGACCCAGCGAGAGGTCAACGTGCACGCCAGGAACGACCGAAGCACATTCCTTTCGACCTTGCCGGCCATGCAGGGCGATCGCACTGCAGCATTGGCGATAGTCGGGATCTCAGCGGTCCTGTTCGCGCTGGCTGTCCCGTTCGCGGGAACCCCGCTGGTGCAGGTGCCGGCCTTCGTGGCCAGTTACCAGTCGGCGCTCGCCGTCAGCGACATCATCACCGCGGTTCTCCTGCTGTCGCAATTTGCCGTGCTGCGCAGCCGCGCGCTGCTGTTGCTGTCGACCGGCTATCTGTTCACGGCGGCGGCGGCGCTGACCCACGCCCTCACCTTCCCCGGCCTTTTCGCGCCGAGCGGGCTGCTCGGCGCCAGCACCCAGACCACGGTCTGGCTCTATATGATCTGGCACGGCGGGTTCCCGCTGTTCGTGCTGGCCTACGGATGGCTGAAGGACGGCAACGGCGGCGACAAGGTCGAGGGACCGACCGCGCGCGCGATCGTGCTCGCCGTCCTCGGCGTGATCGTCGCGATGATCGCCATCGCCTGGTTCGTCACCGCGCAGCACGATCTGCTGCCGGTCCTGCTGAAGGACGGTCGCTACACGACCACCATGATCGGCGTGGTGTCCTTCGTCTGGTCCTTGAGCTTCGCGGCTCTGATCACGCTGTGGTTTCGCAAGCCGCATACGGTGATCGACGTCTGGCTGATGGTCACGATGTGCGCCTGGCTGTTCGACATTGCGCTGTCGGCGATCGTCAACGTCGCCCGCTACGATCTCGGCTTCTACGTTGGCCGTCTCTACGGGCTTTGCGCCGCGAGCTTCGTCCTCGCCGTGCTGTTGATCGAGAACGTCCGCCTCCAGGCGAGCACGATGGGCCTCCTCGGCCGGCTGCGCGAGCAATCGGCATTCGACCGCGACTATTACGGCAAACGCCTCGCGCTCTACGGCGCCGTGGTCGAGTCCTCCAACGATGCCATCATCACGGAGTCGCTCGACGGCCTCATCACCGGCTGGAACCGGGCTGCAGAGCGCCTGTTCGGCTATTCCGCCGCCGAGGCGGTCGGCCAGTCGATCTACCTCGTCGTCCCTGAAGACCGGAAGGCCGAAGCCAGGGGCCTTCTCAACCGTGTCAGCACCAACGAGTCGATCGCCCAGCACGAGACGGTCCGCATCCGCAAGGACGGCCGGCAGATCGACGTCATGCTGAACGTCTCGCCGCTGCGATCGGACAATGGCGAGATCATCGGCGCATCCAAGATCGCCCATGACATCACCGAGGAAAAGCAATCGCGCGAGAAGCTGCGCCGCGAGATCGAGGAACGCGAGCGCATCTTCGAGACCTCGCAGGATCTGATCCTGGTCACCGACGGTTACGGCAATTTCGTCCAGGTCAGCCCGAGCGTGAAGGACATCCTCGGCTTCAGCCCGGAAGATTTCATCGGCCACAGCGCGACGGAGTTCATCCACCCCGACGACCTCGAAAAAACGCGGAGCGAGATGCGCACGGCCCGACGCGGCCGTACCAAACGCAGCTTCGAAGCGCGCTACTACCACTACGACGGTCACGAGGTGACCTTGAACTGGGTGGGGAACTGGTCGGAGCCGGTGAAGCGCCATTTCTTCATCGGTCGCGACCTCACCGAGAAGCAGGCTGCCGAAGCCCAGTTCCGGCAGGCGCAGAAGATGGATTCCATCGGCCAGTTGACCGGCGGCGTCGCCCACGATTTCAACAACGTGCTCACCGTCATCACCGGCACGATCGGTATCTTGGCGGACGCGGTCGCCGACCGGCCGGAACTTGCCGCCATCACCAAGCTGATCGACGACGCCGCCGAGCGCGGCGCGCAGTTGACCAAGCACCTGCTCGCCTTCGCCCGCAAGCAGCCGCTTCAGCCGCGCGAGATCGACGTCAATGCCCTGGTGCTCGAGGCCGGCAAGCTATTGCACCCGACGCTCGGCGAGCAGATCACGATCATGCCGCAGCTCACCGAGGATGCCTGGCCCGCGATGGTCGATCCGGGCCAGCTCTCCACCGCCATCCTCAATCTCGCGCTGAATGCGCGCGATGCCATGCCCGACGGCGGTACCTTGGTGCTGGAGACCCGCAACGTCTTCCTCGACGACGGCTATGCCAGCATGAATCCTGATGTCGTCGCCGGCAATTACGTGATGATCGCAGTCAGCGACACCGGCTCGGGCATTCCGGCGGACCTGCTCGAGCGGGTGTTCGATCCCTTCTTCACGACCAAGGAGGTCGGCAAGGGTACGGGCCTCGGCCTCAGCATGGTGTTCGGCTTCGTCAAGCAGTCGGGCGGACACATCAAGATCTACAGCGAGGAAGGCCACGGCACGAGCGTGAAGATCTACCTGCCGCGGTCCACCGGCGTGCAGGAGACCGACTACGAACAGCTCCAGAACGTGCCCATCGCCGGCGGCGACGAGAAGATTTTGATCGTCGAGGACGACGCGCTGGTGCGGCAGTATGTCGTGACACAGGTCAAGAGCCTCGGCTATGCCGCGCTCGAGGCGGCCAACGCCGCCGAAGCCCTCGTCATCATCGATGCCGACAAGGACATCGACCTGCTCTTCACCGACGTCATCATGCCCGGCAGCATGAACGGCCGCCAGCTCGCCGACGAGGCGGCACGGCGACGACCGGAGCTGAAGACTCTGTTCACCTCGGGCTACACCGAAAACGCCATCGTCCATCATGGCCGGCTCGATTCCGGTGTGCTGCTGCTCGCCAAGCCCTACCGCAAGTCGGAGCTCGCCAAGATGCTCAGGACGGCGCTGGCGAGTTGA
- a CDS encoding bifunctional serine/threonine-protein kinase/universal stress protein has protein sequence MPKSLVKSGAEIDGYTIGECVHAGGMATLWTVTHPGIDVPLLMKVPRVSEGEDPAAIVSFEMEMMILPRLAGPHVPHCYGTGDFARQAYAVIERIPGTTLYKRLPDLPLPYEEAGLLVAKIAAALADLHRQSVIHHDIKPSSVMFRESGEAVLIDYGLSHHDHLPDLLQEEFRLPYGTAPYMAPERLLGARDDPRSDLFSLGVLLYFFTTGERPFGEGETLRAMRRRLWRDPYPPRSLRADYPPWLQEVVLRCLEIEPVWRYPTAAQLAFDLAHPNQVKLTARSERMKRDPLSVAWRRRFNQDVKPPRAKSDVAEQIASSPILAVALDTEEGAAELNEALRVTTERILATLPSARLACVNVLKLNRIAIDKTLDEQGSNKHIDRLVALRHWATPLKLDESRLSVHVLEAVDSAAALLEFAEVNQVDHVIIGARQSSFRRTLLGSVSAKVAAEATCTVTVVRPPRMATAKPDAGVVWG, from the coding sequence ATGCCCAAATCCCTGGTCAAATCTGGCGCCGAGATCGACGGCTACACGATCGGCGAATGCGTCCATGCCGGCGGCATGGCGACGCTGTGGACCGTCACCCATCCCGGCATCGATGTGCCGCTTTTGATGAAGGTGCCGCGGGTATCGGAAGGCGAAGATCCCGCCGCAATCGTCTCGTTCGAGATGGAGATGATGATCCTGCCGCGGCTCGCAGGTCCGCACGTGCCGCACTGCTACGGCACCGGCGATTTCGCCCGTCAGGCCTATGCCGTGATCGAGCGCATTCCCGGTACCACGCTCTACAAGCGGCTGCCTGATCTGCCACTGCCTTACGAGGAGGCGGGCCTGCTGGTCGCGAAGATTGCAGCCGCGCTCGCCGATCTGCACCGGCAGAGCGTGATCCATCACGACATCAAGCCCAGCAGCGTCATGTTCCGTGAGAGCGGCGAGGCCGTGCTGATCGACTACGGCCTGTCCCATCACGACCATCTGCCTGATCTGCTGCAGGAGGAATTCCGCCTGCCCTACGGCACCGCGCCCTATATGGCGCCGGAGCGGCTGTTAGGGGCGCGCGACGATCCGCGCAGCGATTTGTTCTCTCTCGGCGTGCTGCTCTATTTCTTCACCACCGGCGAACGTCCCTTCGGCGAGGGCGAGACGCTGCGCGCGATGCGGCGGCGGCTGTGGCGCGATCCATATCCGCCGCGAAGCCTGCGCGCCGACTATCCGCCCTGGCTCCAGGAGGTGGTGTTGCGGTGCCTGGAGATCGAGCCGGTCTGGCGCTATCCGACCGCGGCCCAGCTCGCCTTCGATCTCGCCCATCCGAACCAGGTCAAGCTGACGGCGCGTTCGGAGCGGATGAAACGCGATCCCCTCAGTGTGGCCTGGCGGCGCCGCTTCAACCAGGATGTCAAGCCGCCGCGGGCGAAATCGGATGTCGCGGAGCAGATCGCTTCGAGCCCGATCCTCGCGGTTGCGCTCGACACGGAGGAAGGTGCGGCCGAGCTGAACGAGGCGCTGCGCGTGACGACGGAGCGCATTCTTGCCACGCTGCCGTCGGCGCGGCTGGCTTGCGTCAACGTGCTGAAGCTGAACCGCATCGCGATCGACAAGACACTGGACGAGCAGGGCTCCAACAAGCACATCGATCGTCTCGTTGCGCTCCGGCATTGGGCGACGCCCTTGAAGCTGGACGAGAGCCGGCTGTCGGTTCATGTGCTCGAGGCGGTCGATTCCGCTGCTGCGCTGCTGGAATTCGCCGAGGTCAACCAGGTCGACCATGTCATCATCGGCGCGCGGCAGAGCTCTTTCAGGCGCACGCTGCTCGGCAGCGTCTCGGCCAAGGTGGCGGCGGAGGCGACCTGCACCGTGACCGTGGTGCGGCCGCCGCGGATGGCTACGGCGAAACCAGACGCCGGCGTGGTGTGGGGTTAG
- a CDS encoding sensor histidine kinase: MRLVLQLVARLLLIVALCLGAATVWATFDAYRSVDRATAASAQRVALALQGLYWHELLLRSSRMREHLVPVPEWRTLETMKLISPGICVEFQPATAFERPLCGQSQGIGRTPPGWFATIVPTFLGSHAEVVRPVSPRAAAAGTVVATPDQAASISLAWEYILNVIDVALLMAAAIALLASLAIAHTLAPARAIVLSLQRMARGQYRTRLPRFRSMELAMIGGAVDALGGRLEEATEQRATLTRRLIEIRDDERRALARELHDEFGQNLSAILAFANTIERASTQQNKDKGIAQDARMISQATHHLMASLRDTLKRLRNPLPEELGLEASLVNLVDNWRSQNATQPTIQLDLKGDLTDINGPAATTAYRVAQECLTNALRHGAAREISLHVERRAGEDDALLIRVEDDGGGDAARVERSAGFGLTGIRERVTAAGGSLSILPASRGLSVAATIPLAA, from the coding sequence ATGCGCCTCGTGCTTCAGCTTGTCGCCCGTCTGCTTCTCATCGTTGCGCTGTGCCTCGGCGCGGCAACCGTGTGGGCCACGTTCGATGCCTATCGCAGCGTTGACCGGGCGACGGCGGCCTCCGCGCAGCGGGTCGCGCTGGCGCTTCAGGGCCTGTATTGGCACGAGTTGTTGCTGCGCAGCAGCAGAATGCGCGAGCATCTCGTTCCGGTTCCGGAGTGGCGCACGCTGGAGACGATGAAGCTCATCTCGCCCGGTATCTGCGTCGAGTTCCAGCCGGCAACTGCATTCGAAAGACCGCTCTGCGGTCAAAGCCAGGGGATCGGCCGGACGCCGCCAGGCTGGTTCGCGACGATCGTTCCGACCTTCCTTGGCAGCCATGCCGAAGTGGTGCGGCCCGTCAGCCCTCGCGCGGCAGCCGCCGGAACAGTGGTTGCGACGCCGGATCAAGCGGCCTCCATCTCGCTCGCCTGGGAGTACATCCTCAACGTGATCGACGTCGCGCTGCTGATGGCGGCAGCGATCGCACTGCTCGCCTCGCTTGCGATCGCGCACACGCTGGCACCGGCACGCGCCATTGTTCTCTCGCTGCAACGCATGGCGCGCGGCCAGTACCGCACAAGGCTGCCGCGCTTCCGCTCCATGGAGCTTGCCATGATCGGCGGCGCCGTCGATGCGCTCGGCGGCCGGCTCGAAGAGGCCACCGAACAGCGCGCCACTCTGACGCGGCGCCTGATCGAGATCCGCGACGACGAGCGACGCGCGCTCGCCCGCGAGCTGCATGACGAATTCGGCCAAAATCTCTCGGCGATCCTCGCTTTCGCCAACACGATCGAGAGGGCGAGCACGCAGCAAAACAAGGACAAAGGCATCGCGCAGGATGCGCGGATGATTTCGCAGGCCACGCACCATCTGATGGCCTCGCTCCGCGACACACTGAAGCGACTGCGCAATCCCCTGCCCGAGGAGCTCGGCCTGGAAGCGAGCCTCGTCAACCTCGTCGACAACTGGCGCTCGCAGAACGCGACGCAGCCGACGATCCAGCTCGACCTCAAGGGGGATCTCACCGACATCAACGGTCCGGCCGCGACGACCGCCTATCGCGTCGCCCAGGAATGCCTGACCAACGCGCTGCGCCACGGCGCGGCGCGCGAGATCTCGTTGCACGTGGAGCGCCGCGCCGGCGAGGACGATGCACTGCTGATTCGCGTCGAGGACGATGGCGGCGGCGATGCGGCCCGCGTGGAACGGTC
- the rpe gene encoding ribulose-phosphate 3-epimerase, protein MTQAFAPRPLAIAPSILASDFSKLGEEVRAVDAAGADWIHLDVMDGHFVPNISYGPDVIKAMRPHTKKIFDAHLMISPCDPYLEAFAKAGCDHITVHAEAGPHLHRSLQAIRALGRKAGVSLNPGTPISVLEYVLDLVDLVLVMSVNPGFGGQAFIPSAIGKIRDIRAMTAGRPIDIEVDGGVGPEVAGALAAAGANAFVAGTSVFKGGTQEAYKNNIAAIRNAALGARGEAI, encoded by the coding sequence ATGACCCAAGCCTTCGCCCCCCGCCCCCTGGCAATCGCGCCCTCGATCCTGGCCTCGGATTTCTCCAAGCTCGGCGAAGAGGTTCGCGCGGTGGATGCCGCCGGCGCCGACTGGATCCATCTCGACGTGATGGACGGTCACTTCGTGCCCAACATCTCCTACGGCCCCGACGTCATCAAGGCGATGCGTCCGCACACCAAGAAAATCTTCGACGCCCATCTGATGATCTCGCCCTGCGACCCCTATCTCGAGGCCTTCGCCAAGGCCGGCTGCGACCACATCACGGTGCATGCCGAGGCAGGTCCGCATCTGCACCGCTCGCTCCAGGCGATCCGCGCGCTCGGCAGGAAGGCCGGCGTCTCGCTCAATCCGGGCACGCCGATCAGCGTGCTGGAATACGTGCTCGACCTGGTCGACCTCGTGCTGGTGATGTCGGTCAATCCCGGCTTCGGCGGCCAGGCCTTCATTCCCTCGGCGATCGGCAAGATCCGCGACATCCGCGCGATGACGGCGGGACGCCCCATCGACATCGAGGTCGACGGCGGCGTCGGCCCCGAAGTCGCCGGCGCGCTTGCCGCGGCCGGCGCGAATGCCTTCGTCGCCGGCACCTCGGTGTTCAAGGGCGGCACGCAGGAAGCCTACAAGAACAATATTGCAGCGATCCGCAACGCGGCGCTCGGGGCCCGCGGCGAAGCGATCTGA
- a CDS encoding P1 family peptidase gives MKNLLTDIAGVRVGHTHDAKLASGVTAIVFDQPAVAAIDIRGGGPGTREDALLDPANTVERIDAIALSGGSAFGIEAGGGIQAWLAEQGRGFRVREALIPIVPGAILFDLLNGGDKAWGRFAPYRDLGYAAAVAAGTEFELGSVGAGFGATTATFKGGLGSASAVTSSGVKVAALIAVNAVGSATVGEGPWFWAAPFEVGGEFGGRGLPDKFSDDMLKMRIKGGPAATERENTTIGIVVTDAVLTKSQAKRLAMIAHTGFARAIYPVHAPTDGDVLFAAATCAQPIDPIVGMTELGMVAANVVARAIARGVYSATALPFPGAQPAWKDRFG, from the coding sequence TTGAAGAACCTCCTCACCGATATCGCCGGCGTCCGCGTCGGCCATACCCATGACGCAAAGCTTGCCTCGGGCGTGACGGCGATCGTGTTCGACCAGCCGGCGGTTGCAGCGATCGACATCCGCGGCGGCGGCCCCGGTACGCGCGAGGACGCGCTGCTCGATCCAGCCAACACGGTCGAACGCATTGACGCGATTGCGCTGTCAGGCGGCTCCGCCTTCGGGATCGAGGCCGGCGGCGGCATCCAGGCCTGGCTCGCCGAGCAGGGCCGCGGCTTCCGCGTGCGCGAGGCGCTGATCCCGATCGTGCCGGGCGCGATCCTGTTCGACCTGCTCAACGGCGGCGACAAGGCATGGGGCCGCTTCGCGCCTTATCGCGATCTCGGCTATGCTGCCGCGGTCGCCGCCGGGACGGAATTCGAGCTCGGCAGCGTCGGCGCCGGCTTTGGAGCCACCACCGCGACGTTCAAGGGCGGACTGGGCTCGGCGTCCGCTGTCACCAGCAGCGGCGTCAAGGTCGCGGCGCTCATCGCCGTCAACGCGGTCGGCAGCGCCACCGTCGGCGAAGGCCCGTGGTTCTGGGCAGCGCCGTTCGAAGTCGGCGGCGAGTTCGGCGGTCGCGGATTGCCCGACAAATTCAGCGACGACATGCTCAAGATGCGCATCAAGGGCGGCCCTGCCGCAACCGAGCGCGAGAACACCACGATCGGTATCGTCGTCACCGACGCGGTGTTGACCAAGTCACAAGCCAAGCGGCTGGCGATGATCGCGCACACCGGCTTTGCGCGAGCGATCTATCCGGTGCATGCGCCGACCGATGGTGACGTGCTGTTCGCCGCGGCCACCTGCGCGCAGCCGATCGATCCGATCGTCGGCATGACCGAGCTCGGCATGGTCGCCGCCAACGTGGTCGCCCGCGCCATCGCCCGCGGCGTCTACAGCGCGACTGCGCTGCCATTTCCGGGCGCGCAGCCCGCATGGAAGGATCGGTTCGGCTAG
- a CDS encoding metallophosphoesterase, with the protein MLLAVFSDIHGNRQAFEACLKVARAKGAERFILLGDFVGYGADPEWVVDTAMDLVAHGAVAVRGNHDEAVNTTTESMNSEAQIAIEWTRRRLDAAQRRFLSELPMLVEDSDRLFVHSEASSPKRWHYVRSTADAAKSLIATPAHVTFCGHIHRPALYSMSVTAKMTSFVPKTDVPVQLLRGRQWLAVLGSVGQPRDGDPSASFGLFDTVSCQITYCRVPYDIASAANKIRENGLPPWLADRLSQGR; encoded by the coding sequence GTGCTTCTCGCTGTTTTCTCGGATATCCACGGCAACCGGCAGGCGTTCGAGGCGTGCCTGAAGGTGGCGCGCGCGAAAGGCGCGGAGCGGTTCATCCTGCTCGGCGATTTCGTCGGCTATGGCGCCGACCCGGAATGGGTCGTGGATACCGCCATGGATCTGGTCGCCCACGGCGCCGTTGCCGTGCGCGGCAACCATGACGAAGCCGTCAACACGACCACCGAGAGCATGAACAGCGAGGCCCAAATCGCGATCGAGTGGACGCGCAGACGGCTCGACGCGGCACAGCGGCGGTTCCTGTCCGAGCTGCCGATGCTTGTGGAGGACAGCGATCGCCTGTTCGTGCATTCGGAGGCCTCGAGCCCGAAGCGCTGGCACTACGTCCGCTCGACCGCGGATGCGGCCAAGAGCCTGATCGCGACGCCTGCTCATGTCACCTTTTGCGGCCACATTCATCGCCCCGCGCTCTATTCGATGTCGGTCACCGCGAAGATGACGAGCTTCGTGCCAAAGACCGACGTTCCGGTGCAGCTCCTGCGCGGGCGGCAGTGGCTCGCGGTGCTCGGCTCGGTGGGCCAGCCCCGCGACGGCGATCCGTCGGCATCGTTCGGGCTGTTCGACACGGTCTCGTGCCAGATCACCTATTGCCGCGTGCCCTATGACATCGCGAGCGCGGCGAACAAGATCCGCGAGAACGGCCTGCCGCCCTGGCTCGCCGATCGACTGTCGCAGGGACGCTAG
- a CDS encoding MotA/TolQ/ExbB proton channel family protein, producing MSSMTIGPIASTATDPSERSALLFWMIFTGLSIFAVVLLWRFGLIHLMLTSDRTYISSVIAVLYLVTCGHCFLRTRSIAREGAAARRCRAVLAAPEGSKVLDASAPALPRGLVRDHIESLVTKAAAQDYRPVDQTLLLRTLADRLRGSNGFGAFVSDTLMKLGLLGTIIGFIIMLAPIAGLDAADKVAMRSSMGLMSDGMAVAMYTTLAGLVGSILVRIQYYMLDAATQRVFSDAVVLTETYVTPVLERKGAGNEGAGTSS from the coding sequence ATGAGTTCGATGACGATTGGACCGATCGCGAGCACTGCGACCGACCCATCCGAGCGCAGCGCGTTGCTGTTCTGGATGATTTTCACCGGGCTGTCGATCTTCGCCGTCGTGCTGCTGTGGCGGTTCGGCCTGATCCATCTGATGCTGACCTCGGACCGCACCTACATTTCGAGCGTGATCGCGGTGCTTTATCTCGTCACCTGCGGCCACTGCTTCCTGCGGACGCGGTCGATCGCCCGCGAAGGAGCCGCGGCGCGACGCTGCCGCGCGGTGCTGGCGGCGCCCGAGGGAAGCAAGGTGCTCGATGCGAGCGCGCCTGCGCTGCCGCGCGGGCTGGTGCGGGACCACATCGAGAGCCTCGTGACGAAAGCCGCAGCGCAGGACTACCGCCCGGTCGACCAGACGCTGCTGTTGCGGACGCTCGCCGACCGCCTGCGCGGCTCCAACGGGTTCGGCGCCTTCGTCTCCGACACGTTGATGAAGCTCGGCCTGCTCGGCACCATCATCGGCTTCATCATCATGCTGGCGCCGATCGCCGGACTGGACGCCGCCGACAAGGTTGCGATGCGCTCCTCGATGGGGCTGATGAGCGACGGAATGGCGGTCGCGATGTACACCACGTTGGCCGGCCTCGTCGGCTCCATCCTGGTCCGCATCCAGTACTACATGCTCGATGCCGCGACCCAACGGGTATTCTCCGATGCCGTGGTCCTGACCGAGACCTATGTGACGCCGGTTCTCGAACGCAAGGGCGCTGGAAATGAGGGCGCTGGAACGTCGTCATGA
- a CDS encoding EF-hand domain-containing protein has protein sequence MLFALGAVSTALDVIQSLTSSKSSSTQQSGSSQGANNPFAIDSSSSTTTSNAAASVNAGYYPQISPETMNALFAAQSQSADSTSSSSTSSSSTSSTSTSRDNALKDLFSQIDADGDGQITQSEFENALGAGGTNLAQADDVFSKLDSNSDGSVSLDEMSKALKGSGHHGGHHHAQAASGSADASGSDPSSSSSSGGSTSTTTTGADGSTTTTVTYADGFKMTTTVPGASSSSNGSGAGNSPYDWFAQMMQRQGQGSSAAAASSSMSMSV, from the coding sequence ATGTTGTTTGCGCTTGGCGCCGTCTCGACTGCGCTCGATGTCATTCAATCGCTGACGAGCTCGAAATCGTCCTCGACGCAGCAGTCGGGCTCGTCGCAAGGCGCGAACAATCCATTTGCGATCGACAGCAGCAGTAGCACCACGACGAGCAATGCGGCCGCGTCGGTGAATGCGGGGTACTATCCGCAGATCTCGCCGGAGACGATGAATGCCCTGTTCGCAGCGCAAAGCCAGTCGGCGGACTCGACCAGCAGCAGCTCCACTTCGTCGAGCTCGACATCCTCGACGTCGACCAGCCGGGACAATGCGCTGAAAGATCTGTTCTCGCAGATCGACGCCGACGGCGACGGCCAGATCACTCAATCGGAATTCGAGAACGCGCTGGGCGCCGGCGGCACCAACCTCGCGCAGGCCGACGACGTGTTCTCCAAGCTCGACAGCAATTCGGACGGCAGCGTCAGCCTCGACGAGATGTCGAAGGCGCTGAAGGGCAGCGGCCATCACGGCGGCCACCACCACGCGCAGGCTGCGAGCGGCTCGGCCGATGCATCCGGCAGTGACCCTTCTTCGTCATCGTCGAGCGGCGGTTCGACCTCGACCACGACGACCGGTGCCGACGGCTCGACCACCACCACGGTCACCTATGCCGACGGCTTCAAGATGACGACGACGGTACCTGGCGCCTCCAGCTCTTCGAATGGCTCGGGCGCCGGCAATTCGCCCTATGACTGGTTTGCGCAGATGATGCAGCGCCAGGGGCAGGGATCGTCCGCTGCCGCGGCCTCTTCATCGATGTCGATGAGCGTGTAA